The region AACCCCAAATACAAAATCCCAAATTCCAAACTATTTTAGAATGGAATTTGGGATTTTATTTATTGAACATTAATTAACTCTACTTCAGCATTTGGATTAAACAGATAGGTTTTTCCGGAACTAATTTCTATACACTCAAAACGTTTTGTTCTAACCGCTAATTTTTTAAAAACCTTACCATTTTTGATTCTAAACACACTTCCGTAAGGTATTTCGAAAACATAATTTTTATCGCTTTCTTTATCGTATTGTTTTAAAGCGAGAGATAAAGTTGTATCCGTATCACTACTTGCCGAGGGATTCTTAAAATGTCTCGCCAATAAAGGCAGAATATGTCCCGGAAATATTTCCGGTCTGATAAATGGAACCATCAAACGCTGAAAAGTAAATTTCCATTCATTTCCATGCGGTTTTATGTTTCTTCCAAATTTTTCGAAAGCAACCAAATGCGCAATTTCATGAATCAATGTGATTAAAAATCGGTATTTATTCAAACTGGCATTAACCGTAATTTCGTGTTTTCCACTTGGTCCGCGTCTATAATCTCCGTGACGGGTTTGACGCTCGTTTACGATTTTCAAATGCACCTGATTGGCCACTATCAAATCGAAAACGGGTTTTACCGCATGTTCCGGAATATATTTAGCTAAAGTATCGCTCAAGTTAGGTTAGATGTTATTTGTTAAATGTTAGAAGTTTTCTTCTGTTTTTGGAATTTGGTATTTCAAAATTGAATTTTAGAAATTACGGATTCGTTGACGAAACTTCTAATACTTTTCCGTTAAAATATTTATTTCCGTTAAGAGTAAAATCATAAATATAAGTTGCCATTCCTTCGGCTGAAATTGGCGCTTGATAACCAGGGAAAGCTTCGTTCAGCATTTCAGTCTGAACAGAACCTAAAGCCAGAACATTAAACGAAATACCTTGTTCCTTATATTCTTCGGCTAATAATTCAGTCAACGTAATTACAGCGCCTTTGCTTGAACTGTAAGCGGCTAATCCTGCAAATTTCAAACTTCCTCTCACTCCGCCAATGGAACTGATTGTTACAACATGGCTTCCTTTTTGTAAATACGGAAGACAGATTCTAGTCAGATTTGCAACTGCAAAAACATTTACTTTGTAAATACTTTCAAAATCGGCCTGGGTTGTTTCTGCAAAAGGTTTTAAAAGTAATGCTCCGGCATTATGAACTACAGCATCTACTTTTTTCCATGTTGAAGAAAGAAAATTTTCTACTTGCTGTAAAGCCGTTTCATCTGCCAAATCAATAGACAGACAAGTTACATTTTGATGTTCTAAAAGTGTCTTAGGTATTTTTCTTGAAATGGCTAAAACCTGATTTCCTGCATTAGCAAACTGCAATGCTAATTCATAACCAATTCCTCTACTCGTTCCGGTAACAATAATATTTTTCATGGAGCAAAAATAATCAAATGCTGTAAAACAGCCTCTTATTTATTCATGGTTATTTCCTGTGTTGGAGAAGTTGTAATTTTAGTAACCGCTGGCAATAATTCCTGAGTAAAAGCCGTAATATGTGGAATATCCATCAGCTTAAATTCATCTGAAACATGATGATAGAAATCAAAATTTTCAAAATCAAAAGTACTTATAGACTGGCATGGTTTTTTGAAAACATCATAGAATGAGTAATTATCCGATCTGTAGAATAATTGATATTCTGCTTCTTTTGGTAAAAATCCTATTGTATTTTTTCCTGTGTATTCATTTATTTTAGCAGCCATATTCGATTTATCAAAACCTGTAATATAAGCCAGATAGTCTCTTTTCATTGGCACACCAATCATTTCGATATTTAATTGCGTGTATAAATTAAAGTTTTGATCTTTCAATTTCTGAACTAAACTTTTAGAACCTAACAACCCTTTTTCTTCTCCGGCAAAAAACACAATTAAAATACTGCGTTTGTTTGATTTGGTTTCGCTGAAATATTTCCCCATTGCAGCAACAGAAGTCACGCCTGAAGCATCATCATTAGCTCCATTATTAATTTTATCAGCCTGTTCTTTTTTCTCTATCCCAATATGATCGTAATGTGCGCTTAACACAACAAATTCTTTTTTCAATTCCGGATCTGTTCCTTCAATTACTCCGACTATATTAAAAGCGGGACTTTTAAAATTAGTCAGTGTATCACGATACGTTTTAAAATAAGGTTTGATATTATTCTTTTTTAGAAAATCTTCCAGAAACACTGCTGCTTTTTCAATTCCTTTAGTTCCAGTTTCACGCCCTTCCATTTCGTCCGAAGAAAGGTATTTTAAGAAATCTGAAATCTCGGTTTCTTTTACTTTATAAGTGACTTCAATTGGTTTTGAATTTGTCTCTTTTTCAGGAATGGTCGAAGTACCCGATTTACAGGCAAAGAAGATAAAAGGAAGCAAAAAGTATAGCTTTTTCATAATAGTGGGTTTTGAATTAGAACAAAAATTGTCTTAAAAGTATAAACTTATGAAAAGTAATAGAATATTCATAAAAAAACCCTTCCAAACTAAAAGTTGAAAGGGTTTTCAAATCTATTGCAACCTAATTTTATCCAGCGATAACAGCTCTTGAAATTACGATTTTCTGAATTTCAGAAGTTCCTTCGTAAATCTGGGTAATTTTTGCATCGCGCATTAAACGCTCTACATGGTATTCTTTTACATAACCATTTCCTCCGTGAATCTGAACAGCTTCTACAGAAGTATCCATTGCAACCTGCGAAGCAAATAATTTTGCCATTGCACCGCTCACATCGTAGTTTTTATGCTGATCTTTATCCCAAGCTGCTTTCATGCATAAATGACGTGCTGCTTCAATATTTACAGCCATATCTGCCAATTTAAAAGCAATTGCCTGATGATTGCAGATTTCTGTTCCAAATGCTTTACGTTCTTTAGAATATTTCAAAGCTAATTCGTAAGCTCCTGAAGCAATACCTAATGCCTGAGAAGCAATACCAATTCTTCCACCGGCTAATGTTTTCATAGCAAATTTAAATCCGAAACCGTCTTCACCGATTCTGTTTTCTTTAGGAACTTTTACATCAGTAAACATTAAAGAATGTGTATCAGAACCGCGGATTCCCATTTTTTGCTCTTTTGGCCCAACAGCAAAACCCGGCATATCTTTGGTCATAATCAAAGCATTGATTCCTTTGTGCTTTAATTCCGGATGTGTTTGCGCAATTACTAAATATACAGACGCAGTGTTTCCGTTTGTAATCCAGTTTTTAGTTCCATTTACCAAATAGTGATCTCCCATATCAACCGCAGTTGTTTTTTGAGAAGTTGCATCACTTCCGGCTTCCGGCTCACTTAAACAGAAAGCGCCATGAATTTCTCCCGAAGCCAAACCTGGTAAATATTTTTGTTTTTGTTCTTCAGTCCCATATTCTTGAAGTCCCCAGCAAACTAATGAATTGTTTACAGACATTACCACCGAAGCCGAAGCATCAATTTTAGAAATTTCTTCCATTGCAATCACATAAGAAATCGCATCAAGACCACTTCCACCGTATTTAGGATCCACCATCATTCCCATAAATCCGAGTTCGCCCATTTTTTTGACTTGCTCTGTTGGAAAAATTTGTTTTTCATCACGTTCAATAACTCCCGGCAATAGTTCATTTTGAGCAAAATCTCTTGCTGCCTGCTGAATCATTAAATGTTCTTCGGTAAGATTAAAATCCATAGTAGTATACTTTAAATGTTTTTTCAACCAAATTTCAAACAGAACTTTTAGTTGATGGTTTTTTATGTTTTTGTTTTTTTTAGCACCCAAACTTTTCAGTTCAAAGGCTTCCAAAGATACTTTTTTAAAGTGTAATTTACAATGCATGCATACAAAATTAATAGATCAGCAAAGATAACGATAACGTTTTCGTAATTATTTATCTTTTTATTCAAATGAACATTAATCTCGCAACAAATCTTTTAAAATTCTGGATGGTATTTTCTCAAAAAAATATTCAAAAAACTAAAAATATTGATCAATTTTTCAAAAGCAAAAGTTAAACAATTCTTAAATCGAGTAAAACTACGTAAAACAACTCCTACTAATTTGATTATTAATATTATAGAGAAATTAAATGTAAATTTTACAGAAAAAAAACATCTTAAATTTGAACCAAATATTAAGAAATTAACATTATTTTTGACCAAAAAATAAAAAATTGACAGAACATGAAAAAGATTTTACTATTATTTACTCTCCTTTTAATCCTCCCTTTTTATACCGTTTCAGCACAAACTCAAATTGAAGTAAATGGCGTAACTGTTCCAAGAAAAATAGAATTTCAAGGCAAACCTTTACAACTAAATGGCGCTGGCGGAAGATCCAA is a window of Flavobacterium crocinum DNA encoding:
- a CDS encoding SprT-like domain-containing protein: MSDTLAKYIPEHAVKPVFDLIVANQVHLKIVNERQTRHGDYRRGPSGKHEITVNASLNKYRFLITLIHEIAHLVAFEKFGRNIKPHGNEWKFTFQRLMVPFIRPEIFPGHILPLLARHFKNPSASSDTDTTLSLALKQYDKESDKNYVFEIPYGSVFRIKNGKVFKKLAVRTKRFECIEISSGKTYLFNPNAEVELINVQ
- a CDS encoding SDR family NAD(P)-dependent oxidoreductase — encoded protein: MKNIIVTGTSRGIGYELALQFANAGNQVLAISRKIPKTLLEHQNVTCLSIDLADETALQQVENFLSSTWKKVDAVVHNAGALLLKPFAETTQADFESIYKVNVFAVANLTRICLPYLQKGSHVVTISSIGGVRGSLKFAGLAAYSSSKGAVITLTELLAEEYKEQGISFNVLALGSVQTEMLNEAFPGYQAPISAEGMATYIYDFTLNGNKYFNGKVLEVSSTNP
- a CDS encoding M28 family peptidase, which codes for MKKLYFLLPFIFFACKSGTSTIPEKETNSKPIEVTYKVKETEISDFLKYLSSDEMEGRETGTKGIEKAAVFLEDFLKKNNIKPYFKTYRDTLTNFKSPAFNIVGVIEGTDPELKKEFVVLSAHYDHIGIEKKEQADKINNGANDDASGVTSVAAMGKYFSETKSNKRSILIVFFAGEEKGLLGSKSLVQKLKDQNFNLYTQLNIEMIGVPMKRDYLAYITGFDKSNMAAKINEYTGKNTIGFLPKEAEYQLFYRSDNYSFYDVFKKPCQSISTFDFENFDFYHHVSDEFKLMDIPHITAFTQELLPAVTKITTSPTQEITMNK
- a CDS encoding acyl-CoA dehydrogenase, encoding MDFNLTEEHLMIQQAARDFAQNELLPGVIERDEKQIFPTEQVKKMGELGFMGMMVDPKYGGSGLDAISYVIAMEEISKIDASASVVMSVNNSLVCWGLQEYGTEEQKQKYLPGLASGEIHGAFCLSEPEAGSDATSQKTTAVDMGDHYLVNGTKNWITNGNTASVYLVIAQTHPELKHKGINALIMTKDMPGFAVGPKEQKMGIRGSDTHSLMFTDVKVPKENRIGEDGFGFKFAMKTLAGGRIGIASQALGIASGAYELALKYSKERKAFGTEICNHQAIAFKLADMAVNIEAARHLCMKAAWDKDQHKNYDVSGAMAKLFASQVAMDTSVEAVQIHGGNGYVKEYHVERLMRDAKITQIYEGTSEIQKIVISRAVIAG